Proteins encoded within one genomic window of Camelina sativa cultivar DH55 chromosome 19, Cs, whole genome shotgun sequence:
- the LOC104767205 gene encoding probable polyol transporter 3, producing MVHADGHTSPGSDPNPNHMNKFACGCAIVASIISIIFGYDTGVMSGAQIFIRKDLKINDTQIEVLAGILNLCALVGSLTAGKTSDVIGRRYTIALSAVIFLVGSVLMGYSPNYAVLMVGRCIAGVGVGFALMIAPVYSAEISSASHRGFLTSLPELCISLGILLGYVSNYCFGKLTLKLGWRLMLGIAAFPSLILAFGITKMPESPRWLVMQGRLEEAEKIMVLVSNTQEEAEERFRDILIAAEIEEETAVKAVGGGVTKNHGKSVWRELVIKPRPAVRLILIAAVGIHFFEHATGIEAVVLYSPRIFKKAGVVSKDKLLLATVGVGVTKAIFIIIATFLLDKVGRRKLLLTSTGGMVFALTSLAVSLTMVPRFGRLAWALSLSIVSTYAFVAFFSIGVGPITWVYSSEIFPLRLRAQGASIGVAVNRIMNATVSMSFLSMTKAITTGGVFFVFAGIAVAAWWFFFFMLPETKGVPLEEMEKLFGGGGPRGDRDGLEIQTKRVNN from the exons atgGTTCATGCTGATGGTCATACTTCTCCCGGGTCGGATCCAAACCCAAATCATATGAACAAATTTGCTTGCGGCTGTGCCATTGTTGCTTCCATCATTTCCATCATCTTTGGATATG ATACGGGAGTTATGAGCGGAGCTCAGATATTTATAAGAAAGGATCTAAAAATAAACGACACCCAAATCGAAGTCTTGGCCGGAATCTTGAATCTCTGTGCTCTCGTCGGATCACTAACGGCGGGAAAAACTTCTGACGTCATCGGTCGACGTTACACGATTGCTCTCTCCGCCGTGATATTCTTAGTGGGCTCGGTTCTTATGGGTTACAGCCCAAACTACGCTGTTTTGATGGTCGGAAGATGTATAGCCGGAGTTGGTGTAGGGTTTGCTCTCATGATAGCTCCGGTTTACTCTGCCGAGATATCCTCTGCTTCACACCGAGGCTTTCTCACTTCTTTACCCGAGCTTTGTATTAGTCTCGGGATTTTACTTGGCTATGTCTCGAACTACTGTTTTGGGAAACTGACTTTGAAGCTCGGATGGAGATTGATGCTTGGGATCGCAGCTTTCCCTTCTTTGATATTGGCTTTTGGGATTACGAAAATGCCCGAGTCTCCGAGGTGGCTTGTGATGCAAGGTAGGTTAGAAGAGGCAGAGAAAATAATGGTTTTGGTATCCAACACCCAAGAAGAAGCCGAAGAACGGTTCAGGGATATACTAATCGCGGCGGAAATAGAGGAAGAGACAGCGGTGAAAGCAGTTGGCGGCGGGGTTACGAAGAATCACGGGAAAAGTGTGTGGAGGGAGTTGGTAATAAAACCGCGACCTGCGGTGCGTTTGATATTGATCGCGGCCGTGGGAATACACTTTTTCGAGCATGCCACGGGGATCGAGGCCGTCGTGTTGTACAGTCCGAGGATTTTCAAGAAAGCCGGAGTAGTTTCCAAAGACAAGCTCTTACTAGCCACGGTCGGTGTAGGTGTAACTAAGGCCATTTTCATAATAATAGCTACTTTCTTGCTAGACAAGGTAGGTCGGAGAAAGCTTCTGTTGACAAGCACGGGTGGGATGGTCTTCGCACTGACCAGTTTAGCGGTTAGTCTCACGATGGTTCCGCGGTTTGGGCGGTTAGCGTGGGCATTGAGTTTAAGCATCGTGTCTACATATGCATTTGTAGCGTTTTTCTCCATCGGGGTTGGGCCTATCACGTGGGTGTACAGCTCCGAGATATTCCCGTTGAGACTTAGGGCTCAGGGAGCGAGTATAGGCGTTGCGGTTAATAGGATCATGAATGCGACGGTCTCAATGAGTTTTCTATCGATGACGAAGGCGATCACGACAGGCGGCGTGTTCTTCGTGTTTGCCGGAATAGCGGTGGCGGCATGGTGgttcttcttttttatgttGCCGGAGACGAAAGGAGTGCCATtggaggagatggagaagctttTTGGTGGTGGGGGTCCTCGTGGTGATCGCGATGGACTAGAGATTCAAACTAAGAGAGTCAATAATTAG